DNA sequence from the Chitinophaga flava genome:
TTTGACAAAGGTGGATTCCATACCGGTAACGAGCATGGATACACGCCTGGGAGCACTCTGCACATACATCATGGCGGGTAGTCCGGTACTCAGCTCCGCAGCCATAGACAGGCAGGCGAAGTAGGTCGAACGGAAAGGATTCTGCGATAGCCAGCGGTAAGGTACGGAAGTAACGCAGGTTTCCTCCTGAATGGATTGAAGGCGTACCCCCGCCAGCCACGCTGCTGGCAGTTTTCCAAACAGGTAGGCCGAAAACTTAAACGGATGCTGTGCAAACTTTTTAAAAGCGTGCACAGCATCCGTGTTAAAAGTGGTCATGCCGTTATTCATGGCGGTATTTATTCATTGATGTAATTGGAAGGCAGCAAAGCGGCGGGAGACCACTGTTTGAAGAACTCCATGAGTTTCTTCCGGTCATAGGAATCTGCCGATTCGAGCAGTCCTGAATTCTGGGTATGCAGGCGGTTGCCTTTGGCATCCAGTACTACCAGCACCGGGAACCCGAAACGTTGTGGATATCCCAGTTCCTGTAATATAGGCAGGTTCTTGTTTTCCTTGCTGTAGTTGAGGTGGTACACTACATAGTTTTTGTCCATCATGGCTTTCAGCTCTGCATCATCTTCCACGAATTTGTATAAGCGTTTGCACCAGATGCACCAGTTCCCACCTATCTGTATTAAAACATGTTTCTTCTCTTCGGCAGCCTTTTTCACGGCAGCAGCTATATCCGCTTTGGCATCGGCAGCGGGATTGTAAATATGCGCCAGGTCATGTGTCTGGGCCTGTGTTTTTACCACCGGCAAAACGATCGCAAAGCTCAGCAGCAATGCCCACACCATCTTCTTCATAAAACTTGATTTATTCATCATTCTAATTTACACTATATTTTGGACATAGGATTGTATGGCTTTTTGCGCCTGCGTGCTGTCTCCCAGCTGTAAGGCGATGATGTCTTTCAGCTGTTGCTGCAGGGCAGTATCATATATCTGCACACATACTTCTATGCGTCTGTAAAGGTTCCGGTTCATCCAGTCTGCAGAACCCATATACACTTCTTCTTTGCCATTATTGTGGAAAATGAATACCCGCGCATGTTCCAGGTAACGGTCTACAATCCTTACCACACGGATATTGCGGCTTTCGGTAATATCCGGCAGCAGGCAGTTGATGCTGCGTACGATCAGGTTGACCTGTACGCCAGCCTGGCTGGCTTCATATAACTTGGCAATCATAGCTTTTTCCTGCAGATTGTTCACCTTAACGGTAATAACCGCGGGCAGGCCCTCATGGGCGTTGGTAATCTCCCGGTCTATCATTTCAGTAAAACGGGACATCATATTGAACTGGGCCACCAGCAGGTGCTGGAACTGCAGGAAATGATAAGCCATTGGCTGTTCTCTGCTTTGCAGATACAGGAACAGCAGTTCCATTTCCCGGGTGATACCGGCATGTGAGGTAAAAAGCACATGATCGGTATAAAAACGGGCAGTACTTTCGTTGAAGTTACCGGTAGCAATCAAACCGGAATAGTCCCATTGGTAGCCGCGGCGACGCTTTACCAGCGCTGTTTTGGCATGTACTTTCATGCCCGGGATACTATAGATGAGTTTTACACCGGCTTCTTTCATTTTTTTAGACCAGCGAATATTATTGGCTTCATCAAAACGAGCTTTCAGTTCCACGAATACCGTTACAGCTTTACCGTTACGGGCAGCGCTGATCAGTGCCTGCGCTATCTGGGAGCCGGAAGCAATACGGTAAAGGGTTACATATATCTCGGCCACATCAGGATCGATAGCTGCTTCATTGAAGAAGCGCAGTACTGGATCGTATTGCTGATAAGGGAGATGTACCAGCAGATCCCGCTGCTGGATGAGGTCCAGCAGGTAATCAGCTGCAGCTGCCTCCGGATTGGCTGAGGGCCTGGCTTTGGGATACAGGGCATCTGTAAACCCTGCAGGCATCGGCAGATCAGCGAGATCTTTCAGGTTGTGGTAACGTCCTCCAGGCACCATTTCGTTGGCTGCCACCTCAAAATGATCAGCCAGGAAATTGCGTAGCTGCAGCGGCATGGCGGAGTCATATAGAAAGCGGGTAGGAACACCCAACTCACGTTTACGGATCAACGTTTCTACTTCTTCCAGGATATCACCTTTCATCTCATCCATATCTATTTCCGCATTACGCGTCAGCTTGATGCAGTAACTGTTTTGTATGGTATATCCGCGGAAAATATAAGGAAGATGTATTCTTATCACATCATCAAGAAAAGCAATACGAAATACACCATCAGGTGAATCCAGTGTGATAAAGCGTTTCAGCCCGGAAGGAATATTAACGAGCACTGTTTCCTGTGTATCCGGTGCCTGCTCAGGAGAGAGGGTGACTACCAGGTATAATGCATTATTCTCCGGGAAGAATTTTTTGTGGCGTTGGCTCAGCCATACCGGCTGCAGCCAGGCCAGTACGGCCGACAGGAAGTAAGTTCTGGTAAGAGTGGCCATGGCCGGGTCGGTGGCGGGACCGTAGTGCAGGGATATCCCATTTTGGTGCAAATCAGGCAGGACGCTGCCGGTAAATATCCGGCCATATTCTTCCTGTTGCTGATTAATGGTATCCAGCACCTGTTGCAGGGTTTCGGGTGAAGGAGATTCTTCACCGGCAGCTTCAGGATCGCGCTCCAGCACCTTATTGATGGCCAGTATGGCTGGCATCCTCACTCTGAAGAACTCGTCGAGGTTGGATGAAAATATAGACAGGAATTTGATACGTTCATACAATGGCACCTGCGTATCGGCAGCCATCTGCAATACCCGATAATTAAATGACAACCAGCTTAGATCACGGTTATATAAAGGAATACTCATGAATACTTATGCTTTTACCGGGAAAAATATGCCGGCGATCATAAATGCCAACACAGAGCCTATCAAACCAAACATAAAAATGTTATAGGATATGCGAAGTAGTCTGTATTTGTGTGCCAGCACCACGCCCAGATGATATACGTCTTTGGTCATGCTGCCATAGAGAAATTCAGAATCTTCCATCATTTTTTTCATTCCCCATTCGTATTCATCGAGTTTCATCCGGTAGAAGTTTCCAAAGAATAACAGGTTCGCATTTTTGTTGGAGATATCTTCTTTGGTAAATGTACCACTGGTGACATTGGGTCTGGTGGCCAATACCGCAAAGATGACGGTGGTAACGGAAGTGATGAGGAATATGACAGCAGGAATGATCATATTGGGATAATCTTCGATACGCCTTACCAGTACTGTCAGCATAAAGGAAATAATGATGGAGTTGACCGAGATCATTATATGAGCTTTACTATCAGCCATGGAGCTCAGCCGGATATGGTTGGTGGAGGTGATCCTGAACATGGTTTCGATACCCCGGTCCGGTTTGGGTGTTTTCTTTTTAGCTTTGGCAATCAGCTGCGCATCAGGAGTGGTGCTGGTGTTGTCAGGCACGCTGGCGGCTACAACAGTGGCTTTTTCTTCTTGTGCTTCTACTGATTTTTTTTCCAGTCTCTTATAGAGCTTTTGCAGATTCTCTTCTTTTTGTTGTTTGGTATATGTTTTTGCGTAGTCTGTCCAATACTCATGGTTGCTGAGGAACTTGATATTGCCTGTGAGCCAGGTGGTGGCAGGGATTTCCTGTTGTGTTCTCATTTCCACTTCACGGCGCAGCAGTTTGTTACGATCTGCAAACTCTTTTGATCCGAGATGGAACAGGTCCGCATCACAAACAATCTGTTCTACCAGGGTATGTGGTGACTGTGGCATTTTAGTGGCCAGGATAGCACCTTTAACCATGGTTTGTATGTGTTCCGGGGCCTGTTGCCCCTGTAGAAAACGAACTGCTTCTTCAGCCCCTGTTTCTTCATGGACGGTGCTGTCACCCAGGAGATAGCCCGCATCATGGAACCAGGCTGCAACATATACTGCCTGTAATTCATCATCCTGTAAGCGGTAATGTGCGGCAATCTGTGCGGCGGCTTTTACCACCTGCTGGGTATGTTCAAAGTTATGATATACCAGTTCCGGATGCGGATGTTGCTGATACTGGGCCAACATATAATCTCTGGCGGCATCTATGAGTGAGCTGTTTTGCATATTTGTAGTTTTGTCAGCAAAAGCACAGCGTGTGCAAAGAAAGCGAAGAAGTACCTTTGTAAGCCTGGCGTGCTTTGCTCACTTTGTGTCTTTGTATGAGGAAAGTTACTGCATTTTTAAGTTAAATTTATGCTACAAAGCCCATGTATGACCAGAATACCCCTGTTGATAATCACCTTACTGTTCCTTTCCTGTAATAATTTCAGCGATAGGGAACAGAAAATATACGCTTCTCCGGCAGGGTACGACCTCAAGGAGCCGGTACGATACCGGGTGCGGGAGTCCATGCAGGAGATATCCGGTATAGAGGCTTTCCCGGATGAAAGAAATATGATTGCGATTAATGATGAAGAAGGCAGAGTATATAAAATAGATGTACATACCACCCAGCCTTATCCTTCCTGGAAATTTGCCAAAAACGGGGATTATGAAGATATCTGCCGTACAGACAGCGGTTGGTTTGTATTGAAAAGCAATGGCTCGTTGTACGAAGTACATGGCCTGTTTACCGATTCTGTATCCAGCACACATTACAAGTTTCCGAAAGAAGGCAAGCGTGAATTTGAAACCACCTATTTTGACAGTGCCAGAAACAGTATCGTGCTCATTACCAAAAACGCCCACGATGATAAAAAGGATGGGAAAACCAGTGCCTTCCGCTTTGACCTGGCTACCCGCACTTTCGATACCATGCCCCTGTTTCGCCTGGATAATGAAGAGATAGCGAAACTGGCAGGTACAGACATGCGTTTTTTCAAACCTTCTGCAGCGGCTATACATCCTATTGAAAAAAGATTGTACATCGTGGCGTCGGTTAATGGACTGCTGGTCATCACCGATCTGCAGGGACATATACAGGAAGCCTACAACCTCAAACACCGGCTGTTTCTCCAGCCCGAAGGACTTACCTTTGCGGCCAATGGAGACCTCTACATATCCAATGAAGGTGGCTATGACGGCATGGCCAATATTCTTAAATTCACTTATAAGCGCAAATGATCAACAGAGCCATAATCCTTATCACATTTATTACCCTGGTATGCGGCCGCATATTTGCGCAATCCCCGGTTGTAGTAAAACGCATCATCCTGATAGGTGATGCCGGTGAACTGCACGAAAACGGGCATAACCCCGTAGTGGATGCCGTCCGAAAGAAATATAACCTTCAGGAAGATATCAACACCGTCCTATTCCTGGGCGACAACGTATATCCGAAAGGGTTACCAGACCCTGCCAATAAAACATATCCGGTAGCAAAGGAAATACTGGATTACCAGGTGAACCTGATAAAAGGTACCCGCTCCCGTGGTATCTTCATCCCCGGCAATCACGACTGGGAAAAGAGCAAACCCGATGGATGGCGGACCATCCGTAACCAACAGGAGTACATCGACTCACTTTACCTGGATAATGTAGACTTCCTCCCTAAAGATGGCTGTCCCGGCCCGGTGGAAGTACCAATCGCAGATAATATCACACTGATAGTGATGGACAGCGAATGGTGGGTATTTCCCTATGAGAAGCCAGGCATCGAATCTTCCTGCGACTGTAAAGACAAAGATGAAGTACTGACCAGACTGTCTGAGATAGTAGCTACCAATCGGAACAAACTCCTGATATTCGCCACACACCATCCTTTCCGCAGCTATGGCATCCATGGCGGATATTATACGATCAAACAACATGTGTTCCCGCTGACGGACCTGAAACCATGGCTGTATGTGCCGCTACCAGTGATAGGGTCTATCTATCCGCTGGCCCGTGGCGTATTTGGTACACCGGAGGATATGCCCAACCCTAAATACAAAGAGATGGTCAAAGGGGTGGAAGAAGCATTTAAACCACATGGACCAGTAGTCTTTGTATCAGGCCATGACCATACCCTCCAGCTGATAAAAGATAAACCCAACACCTACATTGTTAGTGGCAGCGCCGCTAAAAACAACCGCGTAAAAAAAGGTAGGAAGTCGCTGTATGCCTCTTCCGAAAATGGTTTCAGCGTAGTGGAAGTGTTGTCAGATAGTACCGTGAGAGCACAGTATTTCCTGGCCAAAGACTTGTCTGCACCGGCTTTCAGTGATACACTATTACATCTGCAGGACATCCGCAGCCAGGGGCTGCAGTTTCATGAACCCTCCGCTATGCCGGCCTGGGTGAAAGTGCCGGCAGATTCCCAATATGCAAGGGTTAGTAAGTTCCACCGTTTCCTGCTGGGTAATAACTACCGTGAAGTATGGGCCACACCACTCAATTTCCCGGTGATAGACCTCAATAAAAACGGATATAAAATATTACAGCGGGGTGGTGGTAAACAAACCCATTCCCTCCGGCTGGCCGACAGCACCGGAAAAGAATACGCCATGCGTTCACTGAAAAAATTTCCGCTGGCAGCCATTCCGGTACAATTAAGAGAAACGATTGCCCGTGAAGTGGTACAGGACCAGATATCCGCCGCCAATCCTTATGCCCCGCTGGCGGTAAGCGTACTGGCGGAAGCTGCCGGGGTACCGCATACACATCCCACCTTCGTATATCTTCCACTAGATACCGCACTCAGCATATATGCCCACGACTTCGGCAACGATGTATTTCTGTTGGAAGAAAGAGAACCAGTGACCGGCAAAAACGACAAAACCTACAGTACACCCAAGGTACTGGCCAAAGTATTAGGAGATAATGATATTCATGTAGATCAGAAAGCTGTGCTGCGCGCACGTATCCTCGATACCTATATCATGGATTTCGACCGGCACGACGACCAGTGGCGCTGGTACAAGGAAAAACATAAGGGAGAAGAATACTATTATCCGGTGCCCCGTGACCGTGATCAGGCCTTTTTTGTGAATGAAGGAGTACTTCCCCGGATGTTGAGCAGACCCTGGATACTGCCGGGAATTCAAGGCTTCCGGAACAAGATCCCTGATGTAAACGGCTTTCAGTTCAGTGCCCGCTATTTCGATCGCTCCTTTATGAATGAGCTGGAGAAAAAAGACTGGGAAAAACAAACGGATAAGTTCCTGAACAAAATGACAGACAGTGTGATAAGAGCTGCTGTCAACGCTTTCCCTGATACTGTTCGTAAGCAAGTGGGGCCAATGATGCTCGAGCGGCTGTCTATCCGCAGAAGTATCCTGAAAGAAAACATGCTCAAATACTATCGTTTCCTGGCTAAGTCTGTGGACGTACCAGCTACCAGCAAAAATGAGCTGATCCAGCTGGAAAAACTCAAAGGGGGAGCGGTAGCGCTGAATATGTATAAGATCAGTAAAAAAGGAGAAGTTCAGCAGAACATCTATTCCCGCACCTTTGATCCCAAAGAAACCAACGAAGTAAATGTATACGGCCTGGGAGGACACGACCGTTTCGAAATAAAAGGTGACCATGGCACGCCTATACGTGTTCGTCTTATAGGAGGTAAAGATGCGGATACCTATATCGACAGTTCCACGTTCCACGCAGGCAAACGGATACGTATATACGATCAGCGTACCGGCCAGGATACCTTCCTGCTGGATGGCCATATACAACGCCGCCTGTCTGATGATCCGGAGAATATCCACTATAACCGGAGCGCCTTCCAGTATAACAAAACGTTTCCTATGCTGGCCGGTGCTTACAACCGGGATGACGGTATTTTACTGGGAGTGGGGTTGCAACTGATCCGGCACTCATTCCGTAAGGAGCCATATGCTTCCAAACATATCTTCACAGCTACACATTCGTTAGCCACCAGCGCCTGGAATTTCCGCTATGATGGAGAGTTTACGGACGTTGTGGGTAAGTCAGACCTGCTGCTGCTGGCCAGAGCCAAAGCTCCCAACAATACAATCAACTTCTTCGGGTTGGGAAATGAAACTGTTTTCGATAAAAGTAATGGTAAAAGCATCCGCTATTACCGGGCACGGTTTAATCTGTATACGGCAGAAGTATTGCTGAGAACCAAAATAGGCAATCATTTCAGCCTGTCCTACGGACCTACGTTTAATAACTATGCTTTTAACCGCGAAGAAAACAATAACCGTTTTATTACCAATTTCCAGCTGAACGGGCTCGATTCCGGCATTTACAATAATAAATCCTATGCCGGTGCTAAGCTGGTAGCCCAGGTAGATACCCGTAACAATAAGCTGATCCCTACACGGGGCATTTTGTGGACCACCATATGGACAGGCACCAAAGGACTGAACGGTGACAGTAAGAACTATACGCAGTTGCAATCAGATCTTAGTCTGTATATGAGCTTCCGGGTGCCGGCCAGCTTTGTAATTGTCAGCCGTTTTGGAGGAAGCAAAATATGGGGCGATTATGAATTCTTCCAGGCGGCTACTGTTGGAGGTACACAAAACCTGCGCGGATTCCGCAACTATCGTTTTGCCGGCAGTGCTGCTGCTTATAACAATACCGAAATACGGGTGAAGCTCTTTGATCTGAAAACTTATGTGCTGCCTGCGGCAGTAGGGTTGCTGGCCTTTAATGATGTTGGCCGTGTATGGAAGGATAACGAAACTTCGCACATATGGCACGACGGATATGGTGGCGGTATCTACGTGGCGCCTGTCAATGCACTGATTGTGACGGCTGTAATCGGGCATTCGAGTGAAGAAACGATCCCCTATGTAACACTTGGATTTAAATTCTGATCATAAAAAAAGACCGGGCAAATGTCCCGGTCTTTCTTTTTTAAGCTGATGGTAAAGTATCTTCCATGTTAACCCTCACCCTGAGTGCTTTCAGGCCGCTAACACCTTGTAGCTCTTCCAGATCCAGCATCTCGATATCGGGTAACAGAATATTTTTGCTTTGCAGGAAGGATATGTATTTTCTCAGTTCTTCCATTTCACGCACATAAGAGTAAACCATGGCAATGGTGCCAGGCTGGGTAAGCCGTTCGCCGGTATCTTTTACATGTACTTTGTCTATCCTTTTTTTGATGATCTCATAACGGATGTTATAGGCACCTTCCACATCAAACCGGCGTTCGTCGCTACGGAAGCTGATAGTGATAGGGGAGCTGTGCATGAGGATCATCTGTGTGGTTTGCAGCGGTATTTTCAACCGTGGTGATATCTTATGGGTCAGCCGCGCAATTTTAGCCATGGAGGAAAGCTGCCATAGGCGCAGGTTGCGAAGGTACAGGTAATCAAATTTTTTCTCATGGGCAATCGACTGTCCAATATAAATCGTGTATTCGATACCGTCTGTACGGTATTTTTCGAAATAACACGGAAAGGACTGCTGAATATATAACCGCTCTTTTTCCAGATACTGGCTGATGGCCCTGTTGATAGTGGAAAGGCTTTCTTCATATTCCCGGCGGTGGCGGAAAACATGTCCTTCCGCTTTGTCGATTTTGCTGAAATAGCTTTCCAGGACGGGCTTCAGGGATTCACTGCCTTCACACAGATGTTCCAGTACAGGCTGTATTTCCTGCTCCATAAATTCATTCACCTTCAGGTCTTCCCCTGCAGTGAGGTGATCGCTGAGATTGCTCAGGAGGTCTTCTGTTTTAAACATCAGTTCTTCCAGGAGAGGCAAATGA
Encoded proteins:
- a CDS encoding DUF4442 domain-containing protein — encoded protein: MNNGMTTFNTDAVHAFKKFAQHPFKFSAYLFGKLPAAWLAGVRLQSIQEETCVTSVPYRWLSQNPFRSTYFACLSMAAELSTGLPAMMYVQSAPRRVSMLVTGMESTFVKKATGLTFFTCNDLPALKAAIEKALHQEEAVSVSMRSEGRDKQGTLIASFTITWSFKGKS
- the ppk1 gene encoding polyphosphate kinase 1, which gives rise to MSIPLYNRDLSWLSFNYRVLQMAADTQVPLYERIKFLSIFSSNLDEFFRVRMPAILAINKVLERDPEAAGEESPSPETLQQVLDTINQQQEEYGRIFTGSVLPDLHQNGISLHYGPATDPAMATLTRTYFLSAVLAWLQPVWLSQRHKKFFPENNALYLVVTLSPEQAPDTQETVLVNIPSGLKRFITLDSPDGVFRIAFLDDVIRIHLPYIFRGYTIQNSYCIKLTRNAEIDMDEMKGDILEEVETLIRKRELGVPTRFLYDSAMPLQLRNFLADHFEVAANEMVPGGRYHNLKDLADLPMPAGFTDALYPKARPSANPEAAAADYLLDLIQQRDLLVHLPYQQYDPVLRFFNEAAIDPDVAEIYVTLYRIASGSQIAQALISAARNGKAVTVFVELKARFDEANNIRWSKKMKEAGVKLIYSIPGMKVHAKTALVKRRRGYQWDYSGLIATGNFNESTARFYTDHVLFTSHAGITREMELLFLYLQSREQPMAYHFLQFQHLLVAQFNMMSRFTEMIDREITNAHEGLPAVITVKVNNLQEKAMIAKLYEASQAGVQVNLIVRSINCLLPDITESRNIRVVRIVDRYLEHARVFIFHNNGKEEVYMGSADWMNRNLYRRIEVCVQIYDTALQQQLKDIIALQLGDSTQAQKAIQSYVQNIV
- a CDS encoding BamA/TamA family outer membrane protein; amino-acid sequence: MINRAIILITFITLVCGRIFAQSPVVVKRIILIGDAGELHENGHNPVVDAVRKKYNLQEDINTVLFLGDNVYPKGLPDPANKTYPVAKEILDYQVNLIKGTRSRGIFIPGNHDWEKSKPDGWRTIRNQQEYIDSLYLDNVDFLPKDGCPGPVEVPIADNITLIVMDSEWWVFPYEKPGIESSCDCKDKDEVLTRLSEIVATNRNKLLIFATHHPFRSYGIHGGYYTIKQHVFPLTDLKPWLYVPLPVIGSIYPLARGVFGTPEDMPNPKYKEMVKGVEEAFKPHGPVVFVSGHDHTLQLIKDKPNTYIVSGSAAKNNRVKKGRKSLYASSENGFSVVEVLSDSTVRAQYFLAKDLSAPAFSDTLLHLQDIRSQGLQFHEPSAMPAWVKVPADSQYARVSKFHRFLLGNNYREVWATPLNFPVIDLNKNGYKILQRGGGKQTHSLRLADSTGKEYAMRSLKKFPLAAIPVQLRETIAREVVQDQISAANPYAPLAVSVLAEAAGVPHTHPTFVYLPLDTALSIYAHDFGNDVFLLEEREPVTGKNDKTYSTPKVLAKVLGDNDIHVDQKAVLRARILDTYIMDFDRHDDQWRWYKEKHKGEEYYYPVPRDRDQAFFVNEGVLPRMLSRPWILPGIQGFRNKIPDVNGFQFSARYFDRSFMNELEKKDWEKQTDKFLNKMTDSVIRAAVNAFPDTVRKQVGPMMLERLSIRRSILKENMLKYYRFLAKSVDVPATSKNELIQLEKLKGGAVALNMYKISKKGEVQQNIYSRTFDPKETNEVNVYGLGGHDRFEIKGDHGTPIRVRLIGGKDADTYIDSSTFHAGKRIRIYDQRTGQDTFLLDGHIQRRLSDDPENIHYNRSAFQYNKTFPMLAGAYNRDDGILLGVGLQLIRHSFRKEPYASKHIFTATHSLATSAWNFRYDGEFTDVVGKSDLLLLARAKAPNNTINFFGLGNETVFDKSNGKSIRYYRARFNLYTAEVLLRTKIGNHFSLSYGPTFNNYAFNREENNNRFITNFQLNGLDSGIYNNKSYAGAKLVAQVDTRNNKLIPTRGILWTTIWTGTKGLNGDSKNYTQLQSDLSLYMSFRVPASFVIVSRFGGSKIWGDYEFFQAATVGGTQNLRGFRNYRFAGSAAAYNNTEIRVKLFDLKTYVLPAAVGLLAFNDVGRVWKDNETSHIWHDGYGGGIYVAPVNALIVTAVIGHSSEETIPYVTLGFKF
- a CDS encoding Pycsar system effector family protein, which codes for MQNSSLIDAARDYMLAQYQQHPHPELVYHNFEHTQQVVKAAAQIAAHYRLQDDELQAVYVAAWFHDAGYLLGDSTVHEETGAEEAVRFLQGQQAPEHIQTMVKGAILATKMPQSPHTLVEQIVCDADLFHLGSKEFADRNKLLRREVEMRTQQEIPATTWLTGNIKFLSNHEYWTDYAKTYTKQQKEENLQKLYKRLEKKSVEAQEEKATVVAASVPDNTSTTPDAQLIAKAKKKTPKPDRGIETMFRITSTNHIRLSSMADSKAHIMISVNSIIISFMLTVLVRRIEDYPNMIIPAVIFLITSVTTVIFAVLATRPNVTSGTFTKEDISNKNANLLFFGNFYRMKLDEYEWGMKKMMEDSEFLYGSMTKDVYHLGVVLAHKYRLLRISYNIFMFGLIGSVLAFMIAGIFFPVKA
- a CDS encoding thioredoxin family protein; translation: MKKMVWALLLSFAIVLPVVKTQAQTHDLAHIYNPAADAKADIAAAVKKAAEEKKHVLIQIGGNWCIWCKRLYKFVEDDAELKAMMDKNYVVYHLNYSKENKNLPILQELGYPQRFGFPVLVVLDAKGNRLHTQNSGLLESADSYDRKKLMEFFKQWSPAALLPSNYINE